From the genome of Amyelois transitella isolate CPQ chromosome 14, ilAmyTran1.1, whole genome shotgun sequence:
tttaaatttttcagatTAAATGGCCTATACATGTGGGTCCCTGACGTATTGAATCGAGTGCTGACTGGCGACAGCGAGGGATTGACTGCCTGCGGAGTCATAGCCCAAGGACTGAATCAGGTTAAACTGAAGTAAATTGCTATTTGTGAATTGCCAACATAGGTTATAGTGGTTTTGAAACTAGAATGTGCCACCCTGACATTCTTCCTTTGGTAAGGCTGTAAGACTGCCTGTCCATTGACGCGGAACGAGGCAGCGACGAAGCGAAGAAGCGACATGACACGACACAACAAGCGAGATACAATAGGTACGATTGCGGAGCGGAAATTTTATGCAATGTCATTGGTCAATATGTTATCGCATCTCTGCTCCGTATGACTATATTTAACGCTTTTTTGCAAAGACTGGTTAACTAACCGATACAACAATTTTGTGTTTGtcacatttttataacaaagtacctatataaaaacttCGTCTGTTATATAGTTACTTAACTTACAAAgtcttaaaatgtaataactgTTCTCCATTTAGATATTATACTCACTAATACTACTTCACTATCTTTCAGACAATTGAAGAAACAAAATGTGACGACAGCATAGACACAATGACTTTTGTCATCAACTCGATCGCTACAGTTAGCTGTGCCTTCATAGCCTTAGCCGTCAGTATAACGGTCAAATTCATCGGTAAAAAGGTTCTTCTAATCCTGGTCTTCTTGGTCATTGGCATTTTCTGTGTCCTCATCAACCACGTGACTCAAGACATGGTATTCGCTGTTCTGCTGTCATCGATTCCGTTAACCGCCTTGGCTATTGGGCCGGTCAACGCTTCGTCGGTGGGAATTTTCCCAACGCATCTTAGGTACGTAGATGGGTATACCTACTGTGAATGAGCGATGCTTAGACCGAGTCAGAGATTATAATACTAGTACAGATGAACAATCACGAAAGAATACGTTAACGCAAATATTTATTGGTACACAATTAAGCATCAGTTTTTACTGGAAAGTTTCCACCTCAGAATAATAACTAATTATGTACACATACATGCCAACAGATGGCGTCCCTTCATTGAAATATCGTCACCAAGCGTATATCGTTCCATCCTGATcaggtagcgaagaaaaaacgtGCGCCAGCTCTTTTCCCGTGCAGGATGTAAAGGTCGATCAAGGAAATGACTAatttacttgggattctctttaaAGGCAACGGGCGAGCAACCTGTACCATCTCTTAATCACAATAATCTATTCAGCTGAATGATGCCTAGGCCATTCAGccttcgagactgttgactctgtccacCCGAAAGGGACAGAGACAAACTTGTatgaatatttgtttgtatttatatacccttttttttataacagagGCATGGCTGTCAGTCTGACGATGATGGTGGGTCGATGTGGTTCCATCGTGGGCACTAATGTGGCAGGAGTCATGATAAATGCTGCGTGTGAAGCCACCTTCTATATGTTTGGTGGATTACTGttgggtaaatatttttaacgacAGCGAAATATTTGTAGTCATATTTTTTCGTAGCGTTCTTAAAGTTGTTTATAGACTTTGTAAATGTGGTGTACCTAAGTATATAGATCGGCGGCTGGCCGCTATTAACGGACGTTgacattacataatttttacttCATTCTTATCGAAACAAAGTGGGGGATTTATGATTAGGCTTATCAAATTTCGTGTTCTTTTTACGTATGTTTGTTTAGACAAATTTATCTTGTTTTCAGTATGCAGCGTCGCATCACTTCTTGTACCGAAAGCAAAAACAGAACCACCCACTATAAACGAGAAAGTTacaagattataaaaaaaaaaagattgtataaaataagtcaAAAAGTTGTAAAAGTTTCGAACAAGTAGagatagttatttttttatgttgaaaatattgttaccTGAATGTACAATTAAgtctgtgatttttagttaattcaaaatattttatgtctactatattagtattaaaaggaaaaattcTGCTTTCAAAactcatttaattatttgtaagtcttaataaaatggtaaaaccaaatcatattttaatatacctatataaaataatgtttacataaaaacaaaatacagttATTtggattttcataaaataatacttttaacaCTGGAATGATTAGAAAACAAACTTGGTAAAACGGAAGGTAGttccaatttattatttacatttttgctGACGACCGTAATTGATATCTTGTCTATTCTGatatataaaagataatattagtTATAGTTAAAACATGAATTGAaacaaattatcaaattaaaatatatgagacaattatttattccttCCATACCTTTGTCTCCGATTTTCTTGCACATACTGTTTAAAcacaatatattttgaatatatagCAAATTTTGCATGTCTTCTTATACCTAtgctatatataaaatatttttttaatttaaaaaaatgctgtGAAACCGCTCCACTCAAATATCATTTTACCCAAATTCTTTGGTGAACTATCGGCAATACATCGTTGTTTCGTCATGACTCTTTCTTTGAATATTTCTCAAAATACTTCTCAATGCCTTCTGGGCCCATTCTCTCCTTGATCAGCTTGAGTGACATGGAGAAAACTTCGTTGGCTATGTCCTGGTCTTTGGCCAAGGCAGATTCTTCGCAGTAGAAACAGTTGTTGAAATATAACCCGGTGACGCCGTCTAAGTCGTCACAAGTCGCTACGTAAACAGTAGTCGCGGCCGCTTGttgctgaaaataataaaacaatataaataacatagatagacataaaatcacgcctctttcccgaagaaTTAGGCAAGGAATACATCTTTCCAGTGGCCATAATGCCCGCATAATTATTTCGTTTCATCCATAGGCAACACTTTGTTCAAGCATAGTCGTCGTCATATTTAGGATATTTTATACGTTTCGCCAATACCTGCCTGATTTGATCAATGTTGGTTCGCACCTTCCCCTTGTAATATTTAATGGCGTTTGTTCAACATTGTATATATCCTGGACACGTCGGCTTACATAGTTGTTGCTGCGCTAGGTAATATtgctttcatttattatataaaatatataatatacatataagtatttattataaaatatagtattgttgagttagtatctcgaaacacaagtctcgaacttacgtcgaggccaactcaatctgtgtgatctgtcccgtatattttttttattatttattaattacgaCACTTACCAAAGATTTAGTGAAAGGCCTGACAAAATACGACAGAAGTCTGATGAGGAACCACGATTTGCATAGGTTTGTGTGCACCAGGTTGCCAGGGTGGAGGGAGTTCACACATATACCCTTGTTTCTCCATTCTTCGCTTAGTACCTGAAAGTTAAATGTTGGCTGTTGTACATGTACTCTTATCAGTAGAAATTTTGATATAGCGAGCATACTCGCTGTAATTGGCTGATTGCATCGCATCTTCGTTGTGATTGGTTGATGGCATGTGACGTTTGGAGATGACGCCACAACTAAGCAATTCATTATCTAAGATGTGAAAATTTTTGGGGGAAGGTCTTATGAGGACATGACTTTCCCCCAAACATTTTCACTCTGCTTGACTGGAAGCATTTGCATCAAGGGTTTTCCTGCTATGTTTATCTAACCCCTTATAAGATGGTTTTTTTGCATGTATGAAATCTGTGggtctatttataaatgttggaaagagacAAGTGCTGTAACATTACCTTGGCTGTTGTTACATTGAATAGCTTAGAGTTGTTGTATGCCATCATCGCACCATACTGATCCTTGCTCATGCTAATGCTTTGCTGATTGAacatatttttcaaacttgcAAACCTGTAAAATAGAACATAACATAttcaattacatttatttacttaaataaggTGCTATAGGACTAGATTCTCAAAGAAAAAAAGCCAATGAATCATAAGCTAAtcctcaaattaaaaatttacaagcaatatttttttatacgctTTAGCGATAGGTGATACTTGATCTTTGACGATAAAGTATCAATAAAGTATAGGAATTTCACAGTATTCTCTCTTAGCGTACAATACGTGCGTTTCAAGGTACAGACTGCTGTGAAACGACGTACAATCGCGCGTTTCATTGCAATTACAGGCGCACGCTTCACGAACGTGCTGGACGGCGCGTCAATAATGCTCACCTATGTGATTCTGACGACACAAACACGACTCTGCTTCCTTTCCTCAATAAGGGCTCCAACAACAAGGCCAGATACATATGCCCCAGATGGTTCACTTGAAATAACATCTCTAAGCCATCTTCTGTCTCAGTATACGGCAATCCAAACACTCCCGCGTTTAAAATTAGCATGTCCAGATGActgtgaataaaatattaccagATATGAGTTTGAGctcaaaaatacatttatgtcTCGGAGTGTAGATAGacagactctttattgcaccataagaaatagaaaaacagaaaaaaaacacaggtaatTCTGAGATAATAATGacgtacaaaggcggacttatcatttaagcaatctcttccagtcatgTAGAGTGTAGACCATGCCAACAGTCTAAAAAAGACTTACTTAATCACATAAGCTAGATGGCTTTAGTGGAATTGATATTTggatagtgacaggtcacccatcacctaaaataatGCCAAATTAATAAccctttcccttaattgacAACACAGATAACAGTTAAAACTTCTTTTGGTGTAATTGCTTGACTAACTCCAGGATTATAAGCGATGGTGGACCTAACTTTTCTGCAGGGATGATGCAAACAGGAAAAACCCCAGGTAGGTATGTCAATCGAAATGTAATGGGAGTCCACAGGTGGCAGATAGAAGAACTGCCATTCGATTAGCTGcgaatatacaaataaacagaCCAATCAGCAGCGCAGCTAACATAACATGCTAGAAGTCTGGTAGGGTGGACAAACCTAAAAAAATTGCCACAAATGTTCAAAGACAACTTCGTGTCATGGCAAATGAATACCATCAGTAAATAAGCATTCCTTTGTCACCAGCCAGCAATGGTGACAGTATTgacagaaacaaaaatagaaattgcCTTACTCAGAAAATACAGTTTTAACTTGAAGAGCACAACGTTTTACACTCTGCAGTGATGCAAGATCTAAATGTATAGCCTTCAAGTTGTCTTCAGAGGCTTTTGTTTCCTTGACAATATCTTCTATCGCCTTCTGAGTAGCCTCCATGTTCCTGTTAGCAAATAACACATTGCAACCATGCCTTGCAAGAGACTTTGCAGTCTCATACCCAATGCCTTGGTTGGAACCAGTCACAAGTGCATATTTTCCAGATAAATCCACTCCATGGAGGATCTGTGAAGACGAGTCTTGCATTAAACCTAATAGCAAAATGCTCTTAgaaaacttacaaaaataacctacaatttattttttggtttcaaaatcagatataaataatttttttttaaggtttcATCTATGGATAGCAGTAATTATTTATGGTGAAGAAATCATGGAAGCACTATTTTTGACTAGCCTTTTCCAGCAACATCTCATtatcaaaatactttttttttctggagGAAGATCATAATATCTCCTATCAGAGCTTCCATTCACTTGTTACAGAATATAACCAAAATTCAGCTTTCTATACCCAGTTATTTCAGCTGTGCATCAATTGTCACCCATTCAAGATGATTTATTGTATGGTTTTTGAGAAATAGTTAATAAGCATTATCCCTTTGGGTTGTATTCTTTTGcatagactaaaataaaaaaacaagttaGTACACTTCATGTAAATAAAGAgcttgattttatatatttacctgAAACGCTGTTGAAGAAGCATCATACTTCTGGCGAAAATCATGAACATGTTTCTTCTCTTCCTTAGAGAAGGCTAGTCTAGGATCAATAAAAGTCTTATCTCCTGTTTCTTTCTgaacaaatattgtttttccCTCCTCATCAATCATTTTTGTCCATCCAAATGGTAAATCTTTGGGGATTATCTTCTTGTGGCCTGTTCTTGGATGAGTCCACTGAATCTTACTGGTACATGTACTGAAAATTAATTCAGATATCTAAAACTACACACCCATGACATGCATTAATACATGTTTATGTCATCatcatttaaacaaataaaatcatgaATAAGGGGTAATGTTACTTGCATCACTAGTACAATATAAAGTTTCTCTCTGCCATCTGTTTCTAAGCTCTTCtcttttaaatgtaaattacaCTCTCAGGTATTTAGCAAATATATTGCATATTAGTGACATGTGACATAATAgtgatgaattttattttaactaggtACCAAGACTACAACTAAACTCGACTGCTTGATGACGGTCAGATGGCCAAATAACCATGAATCATATATCGATTTAGAAGTAGTTCAATAAGGTGCACCCCGGGCTCTAGTGGAGAGGGAATAATCCTGAACTAACGCCAGAATGAAGAAATAAGAACATACTTAACAAAATAGACATTTCCGTCTTCGGTGGACTTTTCTTCCCATCCTGGAGGAAGTTCATcttcactatctgaatctatAATATTATGCATTTGAGGTATAGAAGTAAAAAGTGCAGAATATATCTTTGTACATTAACTTAGCACTTTTTTTGATTAATTCTTCTTATAAATCTTgtttatttctgaaaatttcataaattgaTAAACAATTAATAGCATGTAGTGACACTGACTGTCATTGACAGACATCTGACAGTGACAGTTGCCCCGCCACTGACGTAAAGTCCTAAAGTAGTAGTGTGCAGAGGTAAGTTGAAAGTAATCCGTGCCTACTTCGCCGGgaaatatgatttaatttatgtttatttatttaagaaagcACTGTTATCACGTCAagcacagataaaaaaattttgtctgtGCGTCAACGACTCTTTAGATTTTCGAGTCTTAACTTTGATTCACTGGCCACAAAGCTATAAAAGTCTATTCCAAATAgactatgtaaaaatatataaaaatgtctaTGTGTCCAACCAATATGGCGAACgactttgacttttgtttataaatgtgTCAAGGTAATATTGTCAACTTGATCATAAGTTtgtctaaattaaaatgtttcgtGGTGTATTTcgggtatttttttaactttacgcttaaatatttaataggtaaaatatgttttagtttaaaatcaattagtAAACATTAAAACTGTGAAAAACGTTAAATTATAGTCTCGAAATAATGCTGGTTAGGACGCTCCCAAAAAccgcttttatttttaatttagtgcataaaacaatgaaaatcATAGTTTAAAACATGTCTTTGAGCCTAATCGTAACTGGGTGTGTAATAAAAACGTTCAATAGTTAGTGTTAGTTAATTAACAATGGGAGACAAGATAAATGGAGAGTACTTTGGCTCAGGAGCTGCAAccttcaattttaataatgtggTAAGTACAATTTCTGTTCCTTGTTTATTTTGagcgtttatttttaaaattggccaTATGATTATAATTAACCCTATTTcactaaaaatgaaatatccTTGTAAGTAATTAAGAATTTCTATTGCATTCATAATTACCTACTTTCTGTTTCATAGCTTAACTGCAAATATTTAAACGATTGAAATCAATACTTTTCAAAATAGTttgtgttggctctgtttttggatgactgttggctctgcctaccctgcaagggtacccttgcggggtaggtagAGCCATCCATGCGGaacagtcatcaaaaaactgaaatgcgATGCTCAGCCGCcttaacttaatgatagaattgaaatttaaatagtgacaggttgctagcccaccgcctaaaagaggaataccaagtatataagcctatcccttagtcgctttttacagcatgtaaaaaagaagagatgagatgtagtggtcctattcttttttctatttgtgctggaaaccacaggTCACATTTGTGTCCTACATTTATGACAACTTATAGACCAAGCTGGTTTACCAGCTTTTAGCAGATCCTTTCAGAACTTGAAACTGAACAGAACTCTGAAAACATTCAAacagaaaagaataaaacccATTGTTGATTTGTGGTCAACGGTCAACAGATGGAGATTCAGATGTTAGTAATATTCAAAACAATGTTTACTAACGAAACTATTCTAGGAAaaagtatgtatctatattaatattataaagctgaagagtttgtttgtttgtttaaaaatgctaatctcaggaactactggtttgaattgaaaaattatttttgtgttatatagaccatttatcgaggaaggcttaaggctatataacattacgctgcatcTATTAGggacgaagaaataatggaaaatgtgaacaaACGGGGAATATTGTTCATCCTTgtgggctttaatgatgccctaaatgagtattccacgcggactaagtcgcgcgcacagctagtttaaaatataaatgattcTTCTTAATCAATcctagttacatacatactcacaTCTCTGGATAAGAGCCCTGGGTGTGCTATTGAACCATGGTCCTTGAGGGGATaaggtttaaatataaattattatgcagTATGAAACTGCCATGATTCCTGAACCAAAGTGGTATACCTCTGTCTTATGGCATTAGTCCCAGTAACATCCTTACCTTTTGGGAGAGAGCCCTTGCAACTTAGAAAAAGAGTTCTTAATGATACATGGACAGGACAAGCCTAGATGCAGAACCCATTGCTACTTATGTATGCTCATGATGTCGCGCTGACGGTTTCGGATAGGGAGAATCTAGTGCGACATGCGAAAACACGGAAGGAGTCACTTGAGAATGGTGGTCTGAAGCTAAATGTGGCAAAGACTAGATGACTCACAATGAAAATTTCCGCTCATAGGTGATAATGTGGTCTAAAGCACAGACCATTTAAATACTTGGTATCTGTACTTCATGCGTCCAGAGACATTAATTGCAACTGCAAAGCCCGCATAACAGCAACTTGGTCAAAATGGCGTGAGTTGACGTGTGTTGACTATAATAATAGGTCATTGATTACGAATCAGCCTTCTAGCGAACTAACTACTTATAACTATCTATCTACTGTAACTatcatttattcttttaagtGGATGTTAGGCCCAAACCCGACTGTTGAGTTCCGCGGCTGAGCTTGggaatttgataaataataacattccATTGTTCggtattttctattttaccaACTTACTGATGAACAATAATAGTCTTTATCCCACGATAGACAATACGATGTGGGGCAAGCATCTGACACAATTTAATTTGCACTAAGCAGCTTTATCACACAGTCGCTGTTTAATTAACTCTCACGCTTCCACCTGCACTAAAGCAATGCAGAAATTGTATTTTGCAGTAGGTGTTTTACGTCTTTATTGTAACCATGTAAAATGTTAGAAACTAAATCTAAAAGCGTAGATTACAGACTAGTAGTTGCCCGTAACTTGTCCGCCGTAAAACTAAATCACTGACATTCTAAAAACAGACAACCTGTATTGCCCCCTTAAAGAGGTGGAGatgtaatttttgtatgttaccAGTTTAAAATGG
Proteins encoded in this window:
- the LOC106130886 gene encoding WW domain-containing oxidoreductase; amino-acid sequence: MHNIIDSDSEDELPPGWEEKSTEDGNVYFVNTCTSKIQWTHPRTGHKKIIPKDLPFGWTKMIDEEGKTIFVQKETGDKTFIDPRLAFSKEEKKHVHDFRQKYDASSTAFQILHGVDLSGKYALVTGSNQGIGYETAKSLARHGCNVLFANRNMEATQKAIEDIVKETKASEDNLKAIHLDLASLQSVKRCALQVKTVFSDHLDMLILNAGVFGLPYTETEDGLEMLFQVNHLGHMYLALLLEPLLRKGSRVVFVSSESHRFASLKNMFNQQSISMSKDQYGAMMAYNNSKLFNVTTAKVLSEEWRNKGICVNSLHPGNLVHTNLCKSWFLIRLLSYFVRPFTKSLQQAAATTVYVATCDDLDGVTGLYFNNCFYCEESALAKDQDIANEVFSMSLKLIKERMGPEGIEKYFEKYSKKES